A genome region from Pseudanabaena sp. Chao 1811 includes the following:
- the petC gene encoding cytochrome b6-f complex iron-sulfur subunit, which produces MSQASASADVPSIGRRRFLNLVLGGSAAVTTLGAAYPFLAYFVPPSRGGAGGGVSAKDALGKDIIASAFLASHQPGERELAQGLKGDPTYIVVTENREIASYGLNAVCTHLGCVVPWNAAENKFICPCHGSQYNNEGKVVRGPAPLSLALAHATVEDDVVQFSTWTETDFRTNEAPWWS; this is translated from the coding sequence ATGAGTCAAGCTTCTGCATCCGCCGATGTTCCTAGCATTGGTCGTCGTCGATTTCTAAACCTAGTTTTAGGGGGGTCTGCTGCCGTAACCACCCTTGGTGCTGCCTACCCATTCTTGGCATATTTTGTACCTCCATCTCGTGGTGGCGCTGGCGGTGGTGTATCCGCTAAAGATGCCTTGGGTAAAGATATTATTGCTTCGGCTTTCTTGGCAAGTCATCAACCCGGTGAACGTGAGCTTGCTCAAGGACTTAAAGGCGACCCCACCTACATTGTTGTTACTGAAAATAGAGAAATTGCTTCCTACGGATTAAATGCAGTTTGTACTCACCTTGGTTGCGTTGTACCTTGGAATGCTGCCGAGAACAAGTTTATTTGCCCTTGTCATGGCTCTCAGTACAACAACGAAGGTAAAGTTGTCCGTGGTCCTGCGCCTCTGTCCCTTGCTCTTGCCCATGCCACAGTTGAGGATGACGTTGTACAATTTAGCACTTGGACGGAAACTGACTTCCGCACCAATGAAGCTCCTTGGTGGTCTTAG
- a CDS encoding apocytochrome f: MKKALSRAKRLLVGVSLCVLTSLTLLFGLNNQSAFAYPYFAQEAYKTPREATGKIVCANCHLAKKGIELELPQSVKPDSVFEAVVKVPYDHTKQQVAADGSKTGLNIGAVLVLPEGFKIAPEERLSEELKEKTKDIYYQPYSDDQENIVLVGPISGDEYSEIVFPVLSPDPATDKNIHFLKYSVYAGGNRGRGQVYPTGEKSNNNEYTSSVSGLVTQISPIAPNEDEGIYGGYEISIQTTDGSIAVEKVPAGAELVVEPGSEVKVGAPLTTNPNVGGFGQHDGEIVLQDPRRIQGLLAFFAAVIVTQILLVLKKKQVEKVQAVEMNF, from the coding sequence ATGAAAAAAGCTTTATCCCGTGCTAAACGACTACTTGTCGGCGTTAGCCTATGCGTCCTCACCAGCTTGACTTTGTTATTTGGACTGAATAACCAGTCTGCCTTTGCTTATCCTTACTTTGCCCAAGAAGCTTACAAAACTCCTCGTGAAGCAACTGGCAAAATTGTCTGTGCTAACTGTCACTTAGCGAAAAAGGGGATTGAGCTAGAATTGCCTCAATCTGTTAAGCCCGATTCTGTATTTGAAGCAGTAGTAAAGGTTCCCTACGACCACACCAAACAGCAAGTAGCTGCTGATGGTAGCAAAACAGGTTTGAATATTGGTGCAGTTTTAGTATTGCCTGAAGGTTTCAAGATTGCTCCTGAAGAGCGCTTATCTGAAGAATTAAAGGAAAAAACTAAAGATATTTATTACCAACCCTACAGCGACGATCAAGAAAATATCGTTCTTGTTGGTCCTATCTCTGGTGATGAGTATTCCGAAATTGTATTCCCAGTCCTTTCTCCTGACCCTGCAACAGACAAGAATATCCACTTCTTGAAGTATTCTGTATACGCAGGTGGTAACCGTGGTCGCGGTCAAGTTTACCCCACTGGTGAAAAGAGCAATAACAACGAATATACTTCTTCTGTTTCTGGTCTAGTTACTCAAATTAGCCCGATCGCTCCTAATGAAGATGAAGGTATCTATGGCGGTTATGAAATCTCTATCCAAACTACCGATGGCAGCATTGCCGTAGAGAAGGTTCCTGCTGGTGCTGAGCTAGTTGTCGAGCCTGGTAGTGAGGTTAAGGTGGGTGCACCTCTAACTACTAATCCTAACGTTGGTGGTTTTGGTCAGCATGATGGCGAAATCGTTCTTCAAGACCCTCGCCGCATTCAAGGTTTACTAGCATTCTTCGCCGCAGTAATCGTTACTCAAATTCTGTTAGTACTGAAGAAGAAGCAAGTCGAAAAGGTTCAAGCTGTAGAAATGAACTTCTAA
- the frr gene encoding ribosome recycling factor, with amino-acid sequence MKLTDVEARMQKAVEATQHNFNSVRTGRANASLLDRITVEYYGAETHLKALANISSPDATTLQIQPFDRSTMRAIEKAISESDIGLTPNNDGTSIRLNIPPLTTERRKELVKMVAKLAEEGKVAIRNVRRDAIDSIRKLEKAKEISEDDSKSQQEQVDKLTEKFVKTIDKVTAEKEKEISTI; translated from the coding sequence GTGAAGTTAACTGATGTTGAGGCGCGAATGCAGAAAGCTGTAGAAGCGACCCAGCACAATTTTAATAGTGTGCGAACGGGGCGTGCTAATGCTTCGCTGTTAGATCGGATTACGGTGGAATATTATGGTGCAGAAACGCATCTCAAGGCTTTGGCAAATATTTCTTCGCCTGATGCAACCACCTTGCAAATTCAACCCTTTGATCGTTCAACCATGCGGGCGATCGAAAAAGCCATTTCTGAGTCTGATATTGGGCTAACCCCTAATAATGACGGCACGAGCATTCGCTTAAATATTCCACCTTTAACTACTGAGCGTCGTAAAGAGTTGGTAAAGATGGTCGCTAAGCTTGCCGAAGAAGGCAAAGTTGCAATTCGGAATGTGCGTCGGGATGCGATCGATTCAATTCGCAAGCTAGAAAAAGCAAAAGAAATTTCTGAAGATGATTCTAAAAGTCAACAAGAGCAAGTAGATAAGTTAACGGAAAAATTCGTTAAAACTATCGATAAGGTAACTGCCGAAAAAGAAAAAGAAATTTCCACAATCTAA
- the pyrH gene encoding UMP kinase → MNAVITSQELPKYKRILLKLSGEALMGARSFGIDPEVVQNIALQVAEIVRDGIEVAIVVGGGNIFRGINGADKGMDRATADYIGMIATVMNALTLQDAFEHLDDPIPTRVMSAIAMQEIAEPYIRRRAIRHLENNRVVIFGAGSGNPYFTTDTTAALRGAEINADVILKATKVDGIYDSDPKKNPEAKRFQSVSFDHALINDLRVMDATAFALCKENGIPIIVFDLGVTGNIRRVVMGESIGTYVGGSCEVN, encoded by the coding sequence ATGAACGCAGTCATTACAAGTCAAGAACTCCCAAAATATAAACGCATTTTATTAAAACTCAGTGGCGAGGCGCTCATGGGCGCTCGCAGTTTTGGTATTGATCCTGAAGTTGTTCAAAATATTGCTTTACAGGTTGCCGAAATTGTTCGTGATGGCATTGAGGTAGCAATCGTTGTTGGTGGAGGTAATATCTTTCGGGGTATTAATGGTGCGGACAAGGGTATGGATCGCGCTACGGCTGATTACATTGGTATGATCGCCACCGTGATGAATGCTCTGACTTTACAAGATGCCTTTGAGCATTTGGACGATCCGATTCCCACCCGAGTAATGTCAGCGATCGCCATGCAGGAAATCGCAGAGCCATATATCCGCCGTCGTGCCATTCGCCACCTTGAAAACAATCGGGTGGTTATTTTTGGCGCAGGCTCAGGTAATCCTTATTTCACCACTGACACAACTGCCGCTTTACGGGGAGCCGAAATTAATGCCGATGTCATCCTGAAGGCAACCAAGGTCGATGGTATTTATGACAGCGACCCCAAGAAAAATCCTGAGGCAAAGCGGTTTCAATCCGTTAGTTTTGACCATGCTCTCATCAATGATCTGCGCGTTATGGATGCTACAGCTTTTGCACTTTGCAAAGAAAATGGCATCCCAATTATTGTGTTTGATCTCGGTGTAACAGGTAACATTCGTCGCGTCGTCATGGGAGAATCGATTGGTACTTATGTTGGAGGTTCCTGTGAAGTTAACTGA
- a CDS encoding pentapeptide repeat-containing protein yields MKARELVDRYNKGFRDFSEIDLSGENLSGAGLTAIALNNADLSETNLSATTLNEANLYGAKLNAAVLYRASLNDANLCEADLNGASLIKADLHGARLERTNLKDADLTGANLNAVSLVNSDLTGANLSCVSLVGANLEGANLTEAFLKGANLDGAKLNGANFQGANLSGASFSEANLSQANLSASDLSHANLYAANLSDALLSKTDLSGANLSSANLNDANLQEADLNGAFLIDAQLGRARLDGANLSKSNCYKADFKGASLLRTNLNGTNLNCTDFSNASLQGIDGDNNHRPEYAKD; encoded by the coding sequence ATGAAAGCTAGAGAACTTGTCGATCGCTATAACAAGGGCTTTCGAGATTTTAGTGAAATCGATCTCAGTGGTGAAAATCTCAGTGGTGCAGGATTAACAGCGATCGCCCTCAATAACGCCGATCTCAGTGAAACTAACCTATCGGCAACCACTTTAAATGAAGCAAATTTATATGGCGCAAAGCTAAATGCGGCAGTTCTATATCGAGCAAGTCTAAATGATGCAAATCTCTGTGAGGCAGATCTAAATGGTGCTAGTCTGATTAAGGCTGATTTGCATGGTGCTAGGTTAGAAAGGACTAATCTCAAAGATGCTGACCTCACTGGCGCTAATCTAAATGCTGTGAGTCTTGTAAATTCGGACTTAACAGGAGCAAATTTAAGTTGTGTATCTCTAGTCGGAGCTAACCTAGAAGGCGCAAATCTCACCGAAGCATTTTTGAAAGGAGCAAATCTAGATGGGGCAAAACTAAACGGTGCAAATTTTCAAGGCGCTAATTTGAGTGGGGCAAGCTTCAGTGAAGCTAATCTTAGTCAGGCAAATCTTTCCGCATCTGATCTTTCCCATGCGAATTTGTATGCTGCCAATCTCAGTGATGCTTTATTGTCCAAAACTGATCTCAGTGGGGCAAATCTAAGTAGTGCCAATCTTAATGATGCCAATCTACAGGAAGCCGACCTTAATGGAGCTTTTTTGATTGATGCTCAGTTAGGTAGAGCGCGTCTCGATGGCGCAAATCTTAGTAAATCCAATTGCTATAAAGCCGATTTTAAAGGTGCATCTTTACTAAGAACTAACCTCAATGGCACAAATTTAAATTGCACAGATTTTTCTAATGCTTCTCTGCAAGGCATTGATGGTGACAACAATCACCGTCCAGAGTATGCAAAGGACTAA
- a CDS encoding pentapeptide repeat-containing protein: MNLLTDFTKANLTKSSLEGINLKGADLKRVNLSNAKLADSMLAKANLTGAFLHETDLSRANLVEANLTEANLTSALLISADLQRACLNDAYLVAANLNSANLTSASLINADLSLATLTGACLNGANLSQAKLNGTFFIESNLLGADLSSSDFTGALMIKANLSGANLSQASLMNVDLTEANLTGAELHGVDLSGAILNEANLNAVDLVHANLSGGSLSRANLGWANLQGTNLEKANLIGSDLSWANLNETNLIEADLSWTNLTGAFLMKANLSGANLNGVNLSNANLSGANLSGANLMGANLSGADLSNVDLRGAYLIRTNLHNAILNEANLTGANLDEAVLNGASLNRANLNRANLTRASLTGANLKGAFMLWTNLKGAFMLWTNLDGANMTGAILPTDK; the protein is encoded by the coding sequence GTGAATCTTCTTACCGACTTTACCAAAGCAAATCTTACCAAATCTAGCCTAGAAGGAATCAACCTCAAGGGGGCAGATCTTAAGCGCGTGAATCTCAGTAACGCCAAACTTGCAGACTCAATGCTTGCAAAAGCAAATCTGACAGGGGCATTTCTCCATGAAACCGATCTTAGTCGCGCTAATCTAGTCGAAGCTAATCTCACAGAAGCTAATCTCACTTCTGCGCTGTTAATCAGTGCCGACCTCCAACGAGCTTGCCTGAATGATGCTTATTTAGTGGCAGCAAATCTCAATAGTGCCAATCTGACGAGCGCTTCTTTAATCAATGCAGATCTTAGTCTTGCCACTTTAACTGGAGCCTGCCTCAATGGAGCAAATCTCAGTCAGGCTAAGCTCAATGGCACATTTTTTATCGAATCGAATTTGCTAGGAGCCGATCTTAGTAGCTCTGACTTTACAGGCGCATTAATGATTAAGGCAAATCTTAGTGGCGCAAATCTGAGTCAAGCCAGCTTGATGAATGTTGATTTGACAGAAGCGAATCTCACGGGTGCTGAACTCCATGGAGTCGATCTTAGTGGTGCAATTCTCAATGAAGCGAATCTCAATGCCGTCGATCTAGTTCATGCGAATTTGAGTGGCGGCTCCTTGAGTCGAGCAAATTTAGGTTGGGCAAATTTGCAGGGTACAAACTTAGAGAAAGCCAATCTCATTGGTTCCGACCTGAGCTGGGCAAATTTAAACGAAACCAATCTTATCGAAGCCGATTTGAGCTGGACAAATCTCACGGGGGCATTTTTGATGAAGGCAAACCTCAGTGGTGCAAATTTGAACGGGGTAAATCTTTCTAATGCCAATCTCAGTGGTGCAAATTTGAGTGGTGCAAATTTGATGGGCGCAAATTTAAGCGGAGCGGATCTCAGTAATGTCGATCTGCGCGGTGCTTATTTAATTCGCACCAATTTGCATAATGCGATTTTGAATGAAGCGAATTTGACGGGTGCAAATCTCGATGAAGCAGTATTAAACGGAGCCAGCTTAAACCGAGCGAATCTCAATCGTGCCAATCTCACCAGAGCCAGCTTGACAGGTGCAAATCTTAAGGGAGCATTTATGCTGTGGACAAATTTAAAAGGGGCTTTCATGTTATGGACAAATTTAGATGGAGCAAACATGACAGGCGCGATTTTGCCAACAGATAAATAA
- the cobA gene encoding uroporphyrinogen-III C-methyltransferase, whose product MGKVYLVGAGPGDAGLMTLKGKALLETCDVVLYDALVSDEILAMINPIAEKIHAGKRRGNHSLLQEETTQLLIEKAQEHAIVVRLKGGDPFIFGRGGEELADLRAAGIAVEVVPGITSGIAAPAYAGIPLTHRDFSSSVIFVTGHESAGKYRPQVQWTAIAQAAETIVVYMGLHNLGEIVTKLELAGLPESTPVALIRQGTRADQSELIGCLGNIVGLVQEAMFAPPAIAVIGNIVNFRNCTQMLN is encoded by the coding sequence ATGGGTAAGGTGTATTTGGTAGGTGCAGGTCCTGGAGATGCGGGCTTAATGACTCTTAAGGGTAAGGCACTATTAGAAACCTGCGATGTGGTGCTGTACGATGCCCTAGTCAGTGACGAAATTCTTGCCATGATTAATCCGATCGCTGAAAAAATCCACGCAGGTAAGCGTCGTGGTAATCATTCGCTTTTGCAGGAGGAAACCACCCAGCTATTGATCGAAAAGGCTCAAGAACATGCAATTGTTGTACGTTTGAAAGGGGGCGATCCGTTTATTTTTGGGCGTGGTGGTGAAGAATTGGCGGATTTGCGAGCCGCAGGGATAGCGGTAGAAGTTGTGCCAGGAATTACTTCAGGGATAGCAGCTCCAGCCTATGCAGGAATTCCCTTGACTCATCGCGATTTTAGCTCGTCGGTTATTTTTGTCACTGGGCATGAATCAGCAGGGAAATATCGCCCACAGGTGCAATGGACAGCGATCGCGCAGGCGGCGGAAACGATTGTGGTATACATGGGACTGCATAATTTGGGGGAAATCGTTACCAAATTAGAATTAGCAGGTTTGCCAGAATCAACACCTGTAGCCTTAATCAGACAGGGGACACGCGCCGATCAGTCAGAATTGATTGGCTGTTTGGGTAATATTGTCGGATTGGTGCAGGAGGCAATGTTTGCTCCACCTGCGATCGCCGTTATAGGCAATATTGTCAATTTTCGCAATTGCACCCAAATGTTAAACTAA
- a CDS encoding HepT-like ribonuclease domain-containing protein: protein MGTSEVSIPAEIDDNNHRLEVQIHDILEALTATESFVAGIDFLEFSRDQKTIFAVERAISIIGATARRLPISFMDRYPQINWRSLTSVGDSLMFGYLEVDLNTLWKLTQQDVPFIKAQMKKAIANL from the coding sequence ATGGGAACCAGTGAAGTGAGTATTCCTGCTGAAATAGATGACAATAACCATCGTCTTGAAGTTCAGATACACGATATTTTAGAAGCGCTTACTGCAACTGAGTCATTTGTAGCGGGGATAGATTTTTTAGAGTTTAGTCGCGATCAAAAGACAATCTTTGCAGTGGAACGAGCGATCAGTATTATCGGAGCAACGGCAAGACGGTTGCCGATTAGTTTTATGGATCGATATCCCCAAATTAATTGGCGGAGCTTAACTAGTGTCGGTGATAGCTTGATGTTTGGTTATTTAGAAGTTGATCTGAATACTTTATGGAAGTTAACTCAGCAGGATGTACCTTTTATTAAGGCACAGATGAAAAAAGCGATCGCAAATTTATAG
- a CDS encoding DUF429 domain-containing protein encodes MKVYGIDFTSAPSKTKAIVLAEAWIEVDILHIEKFYRFIDFSSFMEFLRRSPTWIAGVDFPLGQPRKLIENLQWGKTWAEYVQIVGQMSKTEFVATLNQYRQDRAIGDREHLRHTDKLTGAISPMKIYGVPVGKMFFEGAPRMLAAGFSILPCHPTNDPRIILEVYPAIIARSLIGKHGYKSDEKRKQTLEMQLLRQEMINQVRSPSFKEAYSFGVNINNALASECTQDASGDTIDALFAAIQTAWTLQQPSYGIPETCDRLEGWICGKLI; translated from the coding sequence ATGAAAGTATATGGAATTGATTTTACAAGCGCTCCTAGTAAAACGAAGGCAATCGTCTTAGCAGAGGCTTGGATAGAAGTAGATATTTTACATATTGAGAAGTTCTATCGCTTTATCGACTTTTCCTCTTTTATGGAATTCCTAAGGCGATCGCCTACTTGGATAGCAGGAGTTGACTTCCCCCTCGGACAACCGCGTAAATTAATAGAAAATTTGCAATGGGGCAAGACTTGGGCAGAATATGTCCAGATCGTCGGGCAAATGTCTAAGACTGAATTTGTGGCAACTTTAAATCAATACCGTCAAGATCGCGCGATCGGCGATCGCGAACATTTGCGACATACGGACAAACTCACAGGGGCAATTAGTCCCATGAAAATCTATGGTGTGCCAGTGGGCAAGATGTTTTTTGAAGGCGCACCAAGAATGCTAGCAGCAGGATTTAGCATTTTGCCCTGTCATCCCACCAACGATCCACGCATCATCCTTGAGGTTTATCCTGCCATCATCGCCAGAAGTCTCATTGGTAAACACGGCTATAAATCTGACGAAAAGCGCAAACAAACCCTAGAGATGCAACTTTTACGTCAAGAGATGATTAATCAAGTGCGATCGCCTAGTTTCAAAGAGGCATACAGCTTTGGTGTCAATATCAACAATGCTCTCGCCTCCGAATGCACTCAAGATGCTTCAGGCGACACCATAGATGCCTTATTTGCTGCAATTCAAACCGCATGGACATTGCAACAACCAAGTTATGGAATTCCCGAAACCTGCGATCGCCTCGAGGGATGGATTTGCGGAAAGCTGATTTAA
- a CDS encoding serine/threonine-protein kinase, translating into MPAKVLDGRYKLIKKLGAGGFGQAFIARDMRRPGSPPCVVKQLKPASDDPTFIREARRLFNTEAETLEKLGKHDQIPQLLAYFEEDKQFFLVQEFVEGRSLHEELKAPLPEVSDLDNQTQEKILEELQNIDAPIRDKQLGEVEVLKILKDVLEVLEFVHSEGVIHRDIKPDNLIRRKKDQKIVLIDFGAVRAMQDANTQLVANEKGESRFTVTIGTPGYMPSEQCAGRPNYSSDIYALGMVAIKALTGYAPTDLPTDPATGELVWRDKARVSNGLAMVLTRMVRYHYTQRYQSVREVKQGITTFATMTEVERQATTSKLVRSTILTESSRLTTSQSNAKSTDRPPSRRSVAASSSSSSNSGVLFLFGGLLAVVAVIAAFALPAMMRSNQSSVIINNQPSPVKPITTDATSTQIPKTASSESINQAINLEVNKELTIPKNIFGNAVHIYRIQAKAGQVLNSTVAGNGVLITVFNAQGIILPDASNVLSANVPIATDGEYTVQVKGLGGNAEVPYQLTLGLKDTASSTAPTPLTTPSSVLPTPTAGTPTPPTPQSTGTPTTPSPTPTPPPPQIEIKVRNR; encoded by the coding sequence ATGCCAGCCAAAGTACTCGATGGACGTTACAAACTGATCAAAAAGCTCGGCGCAGGAGGATTCGGGCAGGCTTTCATCGCTAGGGATATGCGTCGTCCCGGTTCACCCCCTTGTGTAGTCAAGCAACTCAAACCCGCAAGTGATGATCCAACTTTTATCCGTGAGGCTAGACGATTATTTAACACTGAGGCAGAAACTCTCGAAAAACTCGGTAAGCATGATCAAATTCCCCAGTTGCTCGCCTATTTTGAAGAAGACAAGCAATTTTTCTTAGTTCAAGAATTTGTCGAAGGGCGATCGCTCCATGAAGAATTAAAAGCCCCCTTACCTGAAGTATCCGATCTTGATAATCAAACCCAAGAAAAGATTCTAGAGGAACTCCAAAATATTGATGCACCGATTAGAGACAAGCAACTTGGCGAAGTTGAAGTACTCAAAATCTTGAAAGATGTCCTAGAAGTTTTAGAGTTTGTGCATTCTGAAGGAGTCATTCACCGCGATATTAAGCCAGATAATTTAATTCGCCGCAAGAAAGACCAAAAAATTGTCCTCATTGACTTTGGCGCAGTACGAGCCATGCAGGATGCTAATACCCAACTAGTTGCTAATGAGAAAGGGGAATCTCGATTTACCGTAACCATTGGAACCCCCGGCTATATGCCCAGTGAGCAATGTGCAGGTAGACCAAATTACAGTAGTGATATTTATGCGTTAGGAATGGTAGCAATCAAGGCGCTCACAGGTTATGCACCTACCGACTTACCCACCGATCCTGCGACAGGAGAATTAGTGTGGCGGGACAAAGCTAGAGTCAGTAATGGCTTAGCTATGGTTTTAACCAGAATGGTGCGCTATCACTATACTCAACGCTATCAGTCTGTCCGAGAGGTCAAACAAGGTATTACCACCTTTGCCACGATGACCGAAGTTGAACGCCAAGCCACCACAAGCAAGCTCGTTAGATCAACAATTTTAACGGAGTCAAGTCGGTTAACAACTTCTCAATCTAATGCTAAGTCTACAGATCGCCCACCAAGCCGAAGATCGGTAGCTGCATCTTCTTCGTCTAGCTCTAACTCAGGAGTTCTATTTCTATTTGGAGGACTGCTGGCAGTGGTAGCCGTAATTGCAGCTTTTGCACTGCCTGCGATGATGCGAAGTAATCAGTCATCAGTAATTATCAATAATCAGCCATCGCCTGTAAAACCGATCACAACTGACGCAACTTCTACGCAAATACCCAAGACAGCTTCTAGTGAATCAATTAATCAAGCAATCAATCTGGAAGTAAATAAGGAGCTGACAATTCCCAAAAACATATTTGGTAATGCAGTTCACATCTACAGGATTCAAGCTAAGGCTGGACAGGTTCTCAACAGCACAGTTGCAGGTAATGGAGTATTAATCACAGTTTTTAATGCTCAAGGCATCATTCTGCCTGATGCCTCTAATGTTTTGAGTGCAAATGTACCGATCGCCACAGATGGTGAGTATACAGTTCAAGTAAAGGGGCTAGGAGGCAATGCAGAAGTTCCCTATCAGCTAACTCTTGGACTAAAAGATACTGCGAGTTCTACAGCACCAACACCTTTAACGACTCCATCATCGGTTCTACCAACGCCAACCGCAGGAACACCCACACCGCCAACTCCACAAAGCACAGGAACACCCACTACTCCCTCACCAACTCCAACCCCGCCTCCACCACAAATTGAAATCAAAGTTAGAAATAGATAA
- a CDS encoding DUF4346 domain-containing protein — translation MNLIVETDVLAQQIHQIDDELSKRSLALDPSGYFIIYVDRQQNLICAKHYSNFINEQGLAVDPETGKPIPAKGKVDRQAMQLFTGRTAKELCVEIFEKTQLCPVTLFDHAAYLGREAQRAELALLQQQEYIQD, via the coding sequence ATGAATCTGATTGTGGAAACGGATGTACTTGCTCAACAAATCCATCAAATTGATGATGAATTATCTAAGCGATCGCTAGCTCTCGATCCCAGTGGCTACTTTATTATTTATGTTGATCGCCAACAAAACCTAATTTGTGCGAAACACTATAGTAATTTCATCAATGAACAAGGTTTAGCAGTTGATCCTGAAACTGGTAAACCAATTCCTGCTAAAGGCAAGGTAGACCGCCAAGCTATGCAATTGTTTACAGGTAGAACAGCCAAGGAACTCTGTGTAGAAATTTTTGAGAAAACCCAGCTTTGTCCTGTTACACTGTTCGACCATGCGGCTTATTTGGGACGAGAAGCGCAACGTGCAGAATTAGCGTTGTTGCAACAGCAAGAATATATCCAAGACTGA
- the prmA gene encoding 50S ribosomal protein L11 methyltransferase: protein MSPSSIIINNWWEIQVLAEQSLEEQIFWRLQNFGCQGMVTHKKDGQIRVNSYLPMEKGTVLDLAALALWLKQDAIACNYEAPITQWTVINDEDWSSSWKQHWSPQEIGDMLVIYPAWIDPPTDSDRKILRLDPGSAFGTGAHATTQLCLEALEMRLWGAKPEDNIVVADVGCGSGILSIGALLIGASQTYAIDNDILAIKATNHNRQLNNIPEEKIWVQEGSIQDLIANMPAPANGFTCNILADIIVDMVPYFDKLVGGNGWGILSGILIEQVPKVADALDAHKWVVATFWKRQEWACLTIRRSEY, encoded by the coding sequence ATGTCACCTTCGAGCATCATCATCAATAACTGGTGGGAAATCCAAGTCCTCGCTGAACAGTCTTTAGAAGAGCAAATTTTTTGGCGACTACAAAATTTTGGTTGCCAAGGCATGGTAACTCATAAAAAAGATGGACAGATCCGAGTGAATAGTTACTTGCCAATGGAGAAGGGAACTGTTTTGGATTTAGCGGCTCTGGCTCTATGGCTCAAACAAGATGCGATCGCCTGCAATTACGAAGCTCCGATAACTCAGTGGACAGTCATTAATGATGAGGACTGGTCATCGAGTTGGAAGCAGCATTGGAGTCCGCAGGAAATTGGCGATATGTTGGTGATTTATCCTGCTTGGATTGACCCACCGACAGATAGCGATCGCAAGATCTTACGGCTTGACCCCGGTAGTGCCTTTGGTACGGGCGCTCATGCAACGACACAGTTATGTTTAGAAGCCTTAGAAATGCGTCTTTGGGGGGCAAAGCCTGAGGATAATATTGTGGTTGCCGATGTGGGTTGTGGTTCAGGGATTCTCAGTATCGGTGCTTTGTTAATTGGTGCTAGCCAAACCTATGCGATCGATAACGATATTTTGGCGATTAAGGCGACTAATCATAATCGTCAACTTAATAACATCCCTGAGGAAAAAATCTGGGTACAGGAAGGCAGTATTCAAGATTTAATTGCAAATATGCCTGCTCCTGCCAATGGTTTTACCTGTAATATCCTCGCTGACATTATTGTTGATATGGTTCCCTATTTCGATAAGCTAGTTGGTGGAAATGGCTGGGGGATTTTGAGTGGGATTTTGATCGAGCAAGTACCCAAGGTTGCCGATGCCCTTGATGCCCATAAGTGGGTGGTAGCAACTTTCTGGAAGCGTCAGGAATGGGCATGTTTAACGATTAGGCGATCGGAATATTAA